A part of Nesterenkonia lutea genomic DNA contains:
- a CDS encoding sugar ABC transporter ATP-binding protein — protein sequence MATNATAGGTVMPPASADTATVILKVENLTKRFGPTVALRDASIEIRAGEIHALVGENGSGKSTLVKILSGVHTPNEGSITIDGKVHSRLPSPRASQAAGIFTVFQEVLSAPNRSVLENLWLGVDGVLRSRISHNEKVTRARAILQELLETPPSLDTLVEDLSLSDRQVCSIARAMLRNPRILILDEATSALDFDSRTRLFDVVRRLRSTGVGIILITHRMDEIEEIGDQITVLRSGATVGTVSGHAWTTKQLVEMMTGGEHLTQPTARAESRVRPVDAPVLLRTEELVLSPGKAPVSIAIRAGELIGLAGLEGQGQDTFLKALAGLHPAPGRVLRVHDDAETPITSHDQAHAQRIAYVPRERRGESLYEWMSILDNFVAPTIAKDAVRGFIRPERTSKRFAKYIDLLHIKLGRSSDAIATLSGGNQQKVIIARWLATEPRVLLLNDPTRGIDINAKRDLYRLLAQLTSEGLAVVMLSTEVDEHIELMDRVLVFSEHACSNELDRSSLTRESLVASFFGKEATDVSTH from the coding sequence ATGGCTACGAACGCAACGGCGGGCGGCACAGTGATGCCGCCCGCCTCGGCGGACACCGCCACAGTAATACTCAAAGTTGAGAACCTGACCAAGCGGTTCGGTCCCACTGTCGCCCTGCGTGACGCGTCGATCGAGATTCGTGCGGGTGAGATCCATGCCCTTGTCGGAGAGAACGGTTCCGGCAAATCCACCCTCGTGAAGATCCTCAGCGGCGTTCATACTCCCAACGAGGGCTCGATCACGATCGACGGGAAGGTGCATTCGCGTCTACCTTCACCTCGGGCATCGCAGGCGGCTGGCATCTTCACGGTATTCCAAGAGGTCCTCAGCGCACCCAACCGAAGTGTGCTGGAGAACCTCTGGCTGGGCGTCGACGGGGTTCTCAGAAGCCGAATCTCACACAACGAAAAAGTGACCCGCGCCCGGGCGATCCTCCAGGAGCTGCTCGAAACCCCGCCTTCACTCGACACGCTGGTCGAGGACCTCTCATTGAGTGATCGACAGGTCTGCAGCATCGCGCGCGCCATGTTGCGCAACCCACGCATCCTGATCCTCGATGAGGCCACCTCCGCTCTCGATTTCGACAGCCGCACGCGGCTGTTCGACGTCGTGCGCCGACTTCGCAGCACGGGCGTGGGCATCATCCTGATCACTCACCGCATGGACGAGATCGAAGAGATCGGCGACCAGATCACGGTGCTTCGTTCAGGCGCGACCGTCGGCACGGTCAGCGGTCACGCCTGGACGACCAAACAGCTCGTGGAGATGATGACCGGCGGCGAACACCTGACGCAGCCAACGGCAAGGGCAGAGTCGCGCGTCCGACCGGTCGACGCGCCAGTGCTGCTGCGCACCGAGGAACTGGTGCTGAGTCCCGGCAAAGCCCCTGTCTCCATAGCGATTCGTGCGGGAGAACTTATTGGACTCGCCGGACTTGAAGGCCAGGGTCAAGACACCTTCCTCAAAGCACTTGCGGGCTTGCATCCGGCTCCAGGCCGAGTCCTCAGAGTTCATGACGACGCGGAGACACCGATCACGAGTCATGACCAGGCGCACGCGCAGAGAATCGCCTATGTACCCCGTGAACGACGCGGTGAATCGTTGTACGAGTGGATGTCGATTCTCGACAACTTCGTCGCGCCTACGATCGCCAAGGATGCGGTCCGGGGGTTCATCCGGCCGGAACGCACCTCGAAGCGGTTTGCGAAGTATATCGATCTGCTGCATATCAAGCTTGGTCGATCATCAGACGCGATCGCCACGCTGAGTGGAGGGAATCAGCAGAAGGTCATCATTGCCCGCTGGCTCGCCACCGAGCCACGAGTGCTGCTGCTCAACGATCCAACCCGCGGCATCGACATCAACGCGAAACGCGATCTCTATCGACTGCTCGCTCAGTTGACCTCCGAGGGACTCGCCGTTGTCATGCTCTCGACCGAAGTCGATGAACACATCGAGCTCATGGATCGCGTTTTGGTCTTCAGCGAGCATGCCTGCTCGAACGAGCTTGATCGCAGCAGCCTGACGCGGGAGTCGCTCGTGGCGAGCTTCTTCGGAAAGGAGGCGACCGATGTCTCAACGCATTGA